DNA sequence from the Synergistaceae bacterium genome:
TGTTTCTATCATTCCTAATGCTTGCTGATTTGCTGAAAGTGCCATAGTAACTCCTCCTATTTATCTCTTCTAAATTTTAAAACTTATGATCTGTTGAGCTTATCAAGTATTGCTTGGACTATTGCATCTACGTCAACGCTTGCTGTTGAGCAAGAAGCTGCTGTAGAAGTTTCGCAAATTCCGTCTCTGCATACAGGAGCAGAAGCACGGACCTCTTCTATTTCTTTTTTACCTACCGCGATACGGCAGAGGTTGATAAGGTTCATCGGCCCTACGTTGTCAGATGTAGCACTTCCGCCGATAGCTCCGCATCCGAGCGTCATTGCAGGAACAAGTCCTGTTGATGCTCCGATTCCACCCAAGGTTGCCGGTGTGTTAACGACTAAGCGTGCTACGGGAACGTGTTTGGCAAAGTAATTTACTTTGTCCAAATCTTTTGTGTGCATGGACATTGTGTGTCCGGCACCTTCGTAGGTCAGTATGTCACGACAAATTCCACAGGCTTCTTCATATGTCTCAGCTGTGTAGAACGCAAGAATAGGGGAGAGCTTTTCATTGGAATAGGGATGTCCGAATCCAATTCCGTCTTCTCTTGCCACCAACACGCGTGCCGTTGCCGGGACGTTTGTAAGCTTTGCAAGCTGTGCGACGGTTTGAGCGCTCTTACCTACTATTTCGGGGTTCATAGTTCCGTTTGCACGGAGAATGAACTTGCCGAGCTGATCTTTCTCTGCGTCTGAGAGGAAGTATGCACCCTGTCTTGTGAGCTCAGCTTCAACTGCTGCCGCTATCTCACATACACAGACAACTGACTGCTCTGAAGCACAGATTGTACCGTTGTCAAATGTTTTTGAGTCCATTATGCGCTTTACTGCCAAAGGAAGATCTGCCGACTTATCGATAAATGCAGGGCCGTTTCCGGGTCCTACACCGATAGCCGGTGTTCCTGAGGAGTATGCTGCACGAACCATTGCTGAACCACCGGTTGCTATAACCATTGCTGTGTCATGATGGCTCATGAGGATTTCTGTTGCCTGGCGTGTCGGTATTGTAATAACTCCAACCAAATCGGGATCTCCACCAGCTTCTGAAATTGCCTGGCGGATAACCTTTACTGTCTCAAGGATGCAATTCAATGCAGAAGGGTGTGGTGAAAGAACAATCGAGTTCCTACCCTTGAGGGAGATGATTACGTTGTTCAATACCGTTGAGGTGGGGTTTGTCGAA
Encoded proteins:
- a CDS encoding acetaldehyde dehydrogenase (acetylating) — encoded protein: MHSLDKDLMSMQEVRDLIARSKKAQLAFADRDHAYVDRIIKSIADAGVRNAERLGKMANEETGFGIPADKTIKNIFGSRVTYEYVKDMKTTGVIEEDEAAGVTTMAIPMGVIAGIIPSTNPTSTVLNNVIISLKGRNSIVLSPHPSALNCILETVKVIRQAISEAGGDPDLVGVITIPTRQATEILMSHHDTAMVIATGGSAMVRAAYSSGTPAIGVGPGNGPAFIDKSADLPLAVKRIMDSKTFDNGTICASEQSVVCVCEIAAAVEAELTRQGAYFLSDAEKDQLGKFILRANGTMNPEIVGKSAQTVAQLAKLTNVPATARVLVAREDGIGFGHPYSNEKLSPILAFYTAETYEEACGICRDILTYEGAGHTMSMHTKDLDKVNYFAKHVPVARLVVNTPATLGGIGASTGLVPAMTLGCGAIGGSATSDNVGPMNLINLCRIAVGKKEIEEVRASAPVCRDGICETSTAASCSTASVDVDAIVQAILDKLNRS